The Halobacterium hubeiense genome contains the following window.
GCGGTTACTGTTTCTGAGTGTATTACTTAGTCTTTTCTCTCTCCTAGAACCAATCGTGTACTGGACCCCCTCCCCCGGTCTGTTTCGCCGTTCCACTCGAAACGAAGGGGTGGGGGGCGGACCCCTGTCCCCCACTCCGACCCCCCTGTTTCCGATGGAACCCGCAATACGCCGGGTCGAGACCACCCACTCCTCGGAACGTCTACCCCGAGCTGACTCTCACCACCGTTTCACCGCGCAGTCGAAACGCTCCCGCGGGACCCCTTCTCGCCGCTCACCTCGCTCGACAGAGATATTCTCTAGCACGCTCCGGTCGCGGTTCCGGAGCGAACGCCGGCTGCTCCTCCAGTAGTGCTACACTCCTCTCTTCGCCCACTCTCGCTCGTCTCTCCCCGTCTCGGGCGCACTTGCGCCGTCTCGCTCGCTGCCGCTCGTCTCCGACATCCCCCTGGCTTCGAGTCCGATTGTCAGTCACCGACCTGACCCCATCGAAACTTATTAGTCCCTCTCGTTTCCATTAGTTCATCTGCATCAACTGGAGCGCCCGGTCACTGAACCGCCTCGAACGCCCCGTTCGCGTCGGTCTGTGGCTTCCTCTCCGTGCGCGGCGCTCTCCACACGAAACGAAGGGGCTCCGCAAACTATGTCAGACGAACCGACGACGGACGGCCGACGCACTGCCGACCGGGACTTCGAGGTGGACCTCGACGACGTCCTCGAGGACGACGAGGACGGCGACGAGGGGCTGTTCGACGACCTGCTCAGCGGCGAGCCCATCTTCGAGAACAAGGAGGTGCTGCGCCCGTCGTACACGCCACACGAACTCCCGCACCGGAAAGACCAGATCAACAACATGGCGACGATTCTCGTCGCGGCGCTGCGCGGCGAGACGCCGTCGAACATCCTCATCTACGGGAAGACCGGGACGGGGAAGACCGCCAGCGCGAAGTTCGTCAGCCAGGAACTGGAACGGACCTCCCAGAAGTACGACGTCCCCTGCGAGGTCGAGTACATCAACTGCGAGGTCACGGACACCCAGTACCGCGTGCTCGCGCAGCTCGCGAACACGTTCATCGCGCAGAACCGGGCGTTCGTCGACGAGCGCGTCGAGGAACTGCGGGACCTCCGCGAGGCCGCCGAAGACGACCCGAGCGTCCTCGAATCCGACGACGACAACGACGACCACCTCGACTTCGACTCCCCGGAGGCCGTCGACGAGCACGTCGAGGCGCTGCTCGAGGAGAAGGCCGAGATGGACGACGTCCCGATGACGGGGTGGCCGACCGACCGCGTGTACGCCCGCTTCTTCGAGGCCGTCGACTACGTCGAGCGCGTCGCGGTCATCATGCTCGACGAGATCGACAAGCTCGTCGAGAAGTCCGGCGACGACACCCTCTACAACCTCTCGCGGATGAACTCCGAGCTGGAGAACTCCCGGGTCTCCATCATCGGCATCAGCAACGACCTGAAGTTCACCGACTTCCTCGACCCGCGCGTCAAATCCTCGCTCGGCGAGGAGGAGATCGTCTTCCCGCCGTACGACGCCAACCAGCTCCGGGACATCCTCCAGCACCGCTCGGAGGTGGCGTTCAAGGAGGACGCGCTCTCCGAGGACGTCATCCCGCTGTGCGCGGCGTTCGCCGCCCAGGAGCACGGCGACGCGCGGCGCGCGCTGGACCTCCTCCGGACTGCCGGCGAACTCGCGGAGCGCGACCAGTCGGACTCCGTCACCGAGGAGAACGTGCGGCGCGCGCAGGACAAGATCGAACTCGACCGCGTGGTCGAGGTCGTGCGCACGCTCCCCACCCAGAGCAAGCTCGTCCTGTACGCCATCCTCCTGCTGGAGGACAACGGCGTCCACAACGTGAACACGGGCGAGGTCTACAACATCTACAAGACCCTGTGCGACGAGCTGGACGCGGACGTGCTCACGCAGCGCCGCGTCACCGACCTCATCAGCGAACTCGACATGCTCGGCATCGTGAACGCGGTCGTCGTCTCGAAGGGCCGGTACGGCCGCACGAAGGAAATCTCGCTGTCGGTGCCCGTCGAGGAGACCGAGGCCGTCCTCGAAGCCGACTCCCGCCTCAGCGACATCGAGAACGTCACGCCGTTCGTGCAGGCGCGCTTCGACAACTGAGGCCCGTTCGACGTTCCACGGTTCCCGACCCCCTTCGTTTCCCGTCCACACACCACGACGACGTAGCGACGGCCGTCCACTCGAAACAGTCCCGTCCGGGACGAACTCGCGCTCACTTCCCGCAAAAGGGGGTCGAAAAGTCAGTTCTCGCCGCCGTCAGTCGCTGGGCTGCGTCTCGGGCGTCGTGCTACCGGTGCCGGAGCCGACGTGTGGCACGGCGAGCCGGTAGATCGCGTACACGAGCAGCACGAGCAGCGCCGCGACGACCAGCGCCGTCCGGATGTTCGGATCGATGGTCGGCTGGGCGATGACTTCGCCCGCGTCGTTGGTCGTGGCCGCCGGGCTGCGCGGCGCGCCGTCCAGCGTTTCTATCAGGCCGGTGACGACGATGCCCAGCAGCAGCAGGCCGCCGCTGAGGTACATCGCGAGTCTGTCCACGAGGTCGACGTCGTTGGATTGCATGTTCTGTCACCTCCTATCCGAGTAGGTACTTCAAGCGCGGTCTGTTCTGGACGAACTCGGTGCGCTCGACGACGGCGTCGAGACCGTAGTACCGGCCAGCGGCGAACACGATCATCGTCACGAACAACAGCAGACCCATGAGGTCGCCGTTGATGATGCCGGTGCCGAACTCGGCGTTCCCGACCCAGAACAGCGACATGAAGACCACGCCGCCGAACGAGGCCAGCCGAGTGAGCAGGCCGGCGACGAGCGCGAGCCCGATGAGCGTCTCGAATATCGGGACCATCGCCCCCATCAGGTCGGGGAACCCGCCGAGGAACGTGGCCACCGGGCCGAGCGTCGTGCCGTCCATCCCGTTCAAGTACGTCGCCGCGTACCCGTAGCTCAGTCCGCTGTCGAGGAGCTTCCCGATCCCGGAGTGGAGGAACCACCACCCCGTAATCACGCGAAGCATCGCGATCCAGTACGTCGCCCACGGCCCCGAGAGTTCGAAGTCGACCCCGTTCCTCAAGGGGGTAGCCGCGTCGTATGACATTCCCATCACCTCACGTGTGGAGGTAGTCGCTGCACCCCTATAACCCGGGCTGCGATTCCAACGCGGTAAGACGCGTTCCCAGATTCTGAGAAGGACGTTCCCGGACTCTGAAAATCGGACGACCAGTTAACTCCCAGTACCCCAGAGAGTCGTGGTGATGCGTGCTCCGCTCGGGACGGACGAGACGCCCGAACTCCAGGCCGTCCTCGACGCCCTGGACGACGAGGGATGCAGACGCATCATCGAGGCGCTCGACGAGCCGATGGCCGCCAAGGAGCTCTCCGAGGAGTGCGACATCCCGCTGTCGACGACCTACCGGAAGCTCGAACTCCTCACGGACGCCGCGCTGCTGGAGGAGCGGGCGGTGCTCCAGCCGGACGGCCACCACACGACGGAGTACGATCTCGTCTTCGAGGAGGTCGTCATCCAGCTGGACGAGGACCGCACGCTCGACGTCGGCGTCACGCGGCCGTCGCAGTCCACGGACGAGCGCCTCGAAACGCTCTGGGCGGAGGTGAGCAAGGAAACATGATAGACATCACGGTAGTCGTCGTCGCGTTGAAGACAGTCACGCTGCTGCTCGGCGGCGCGGTCACGTACTTCGCCACGAAGGCCTGGCAGCGAACCGGCTCGCCGGCGCTGCGGTCGCTGGCCATCGGCTTCGGGTTCGTGACCTTCGGGGCGCTGCTCGCGGGCATCGCCGACCAGGTGCTGGCCGTCGAGCGCACGCTCGCGGTGTTGACCGAGAGCGCGCTCACGGCCGTCGGGTTCGCGGTCATCGTCTACTCGCTGTACGTCGACTGACCACGCCCGAACGCCGAGTCCGCGCGGCCGGAGTGAAATGCGCGCGCGAGAAACTATACTACGTCACCGGCGCGAGCGCGACGCCGGACCCGTTCTCCGCGGTCGAATCAGCGCCGATAGCAGCCGGTCCGCCGCCACTCGCGCCGGCTGACGCAACGTCGGCGCTCGTCGTGCCCGGCGTAAGCGTGCCGGCGAACGTCAGCCGCACCCAGCCGAGGTACGGGATGCGGTACTCCGCGGTCCCCTTCACCCACGCGGGCTTGACGGGGCTGGAGATGCCCCGCGTCTGGTCGTAGTAGTCGTTCGTGACC
Protein-coding sequences here:
- a CDS encoding Cdc6/Cdc18 family protein, translating into MSDEPTTDGRRTADRDFEVDLDDVLEDDEDGDEGLFDDLLSGEPIFENKEVLRPSYTPHELPHRKDQINNMATILVAALRGETPSNILIYGKTGTGKTASAKFVSQELERTSQKYDVPCEVEYINCEVTDTQYRVLAQLANTFIAQNRAFVDERVEELRDLREAAEDDPSVLESDDDNDDHLDFDSPEAVDEHVEALLEEKAEMDDVPMTGWPTDRVYARFFEAVDYVERVAVIMLDEIDKLVEKSGDDTLYNLSRMNSELENSRVSIIGISNDLKFTDFLDPRVKSSLGEEEIVFPPYDANQLRDILQHRSEVAFKEDALSEDVIPLCAAFAAQEHGDARRALDLLRTAGELAERDQSDSVTEENVRRAQDKIELDRVVEVVRTLPTQSKLVLYAILLLEDNGVHNVNTGEVYNIYKTLCDELDADVLTQRRVTDLISELDMLGIVNAVVVSKGRYGRTKEISLSVPVEETEAVLEADSRLSDIENVTPFVQARFDN
- a CDS encoding DoxX family protein, whose translation is MSYDAATPLRNGVDFELSGPWATYWIAMLRVITGWWFLHSGIGKLLDSGLSYGYAATYLNGMDGTTLGPVATFLGGFPDLMGAMVPIFETLIGLALVAGLLTRLASFGGVVFMSLFWVGNAEFGTGIINGDLMGLLLFVTMIVFAAGRYYGLDAVVERTEFVQNRPRLKYLLG
- a CDS encoding winged helix-turn-helix domain-containing protein; translated protein: MRAPLGTDETPELQAVLDALDDEGCRRIIEALDEPMAAKELSEECDIPLSTTYRKLELLTDAALLEERAVLQPDGHHTTEYDLVFEEVVIQLDEDRTLDVGVTRPSQSTDERLETLWAEVSKET
- a CDS encoding DUF7521 family protein, with the protein product MIDITVVVVALKTVTLLLGGAVTYFATKAWQRTGSPALRSLAIGFGFVTFGALLAGIADQVLAVERTLAVLTESALTAVGFAVIVYSLYVD